GATCTTTCGGATGGGATCCTGATCAAGAACAATCACATTGCGCTGGCGGGCGGCATTGTGCCGGCGCTGGAGCGGGCGCGACGTAATCGGCGAGGGGTCCAGGTGATCGAGATTGAGGTAAGGAATTTGTCGGAGCTGGAGCAGGCATTGCAGCACGGCGCCGAGGCTATCCTGCTCGACAACATGCCGCCGGAGGAGGTGCGGTTGGCGGTGGACCGGGTCTCGCATCATTCCCGGCGTTTGCCGCTGGAGTGCTCGGGTGGGATCACGCTGGAAAATGTTCGCGCCTACGCCGAGACCGGAATCGACTTCATTTCTGTGGGTGCTCTGACCCACTCTCCGCAGGCGGTGGACATGAATCTGCGGGTGCAGCCGGTGTAGCGGGGGGGAACCTCCGTCAAAGCGAAGGTTGAGCGGATTATTTTCGCTGGTAGTGGATCGGCCACAGGACTTTCCAGTTCTTTCCCCGATCCGACGACATTTCCCAGCTCCAGTCGAGTGAGTTGGGGGTAATGTTGGTCCAGACCATGCGCTGCAGAATTTTTTCGCCGTTCTTGCCGGTGGTCTGGCGGCTCAGGATCATCTTGCTGCCCTTCATTTCGCCAACAAAATCGAGGTAGCTGCCCTGATCGTCGACCCAGATCTGCTGCCACTTCTGTTGTTTGGGACTGAAAGTGGAGAAGCTCATTCCCCGCATTGGATTGGAACCGCCGCCTGTGAAATTCTCCAGGATTACACAGTCTCCAAGCACGCGAGTGATGGTGTTGGTGCCATTTTCGGCGCCCTTGCCGTCAGGGGAAGGCCAGGTGAGATTCCATTCTCCGATCCAGAAGTCGAATTGCCGCCACTCGGTGCCGGAACAGGGCGGCGCAGATGACGCCTGGGTTCCCGCCTGGAATGCGAGAGCAGGCACGCTCAACGCGAGAAGGATTATCGTGCCGAACAAGCTGGGTTTCATGAGGAAGCTCTCAGAATAGACGGAGTTTTATCACAATTGGGTGCGAGAGGGAGCAATAAGGGTGATGAATTGCCATATTGCGGAATCGGAGGGCAACGCGTGAGGTGGAAAGTGTAAGTTGCAAACTAACGCACTACCAGATTGCGCGAATGGGCGGGGAATGTCGATAATCGGCAAATCACCAAGTCAGCGACAAAGCGCCGCAGTTCCCGCAATCCATCTGCGAAACGAGGCATACCACAACTCGGGTCTGGGGAGAGCGATTCGCCACTCACCGACTGCCGCCTGGGAAAGATCATCACGGTATTGAGCGGCTACCCCACGCTTGTGATCAGCGGAACCAAGCTGGCGCAGGAGATCGGAACCAGCCGCTCGGAAGTGTGGCGGTTGATCCAGCAGCTGCGCATGCTGGGAGTGGAAATCGAGGGGCATCCGGCAGCCGGTTATCAATTGAAGAAGGTTCCCGATCTGCCACTGCCTGAGATTCTGGCGCCGATGGTGCGGGGTACGATTTTTGCTGATCATCTGCTGCATGTGTACCGGATCGGGTCGACTAATGTCGCGGCAATGCGCGCGGCGGGGGAAGGCGCACCCGAGGGAACTGCATTTGTGGCCGAACATCAGACGATGGGCCGGGGACGCAGCGGCCACTCGTGGGAATCGCCGCCATCGAGTGGAATTTATCTTTCCGCGATTCTGCGTCCAGCGCTGGCTCCGGCAGACGTCCTGGCGCTCTCCCTAGCTTTAGGTCTGGCGGTGGCAGCCGCAGTGGAGGAAGTGGCGAAGGTGAGAGCGGACCTGCGCTGGCCGAACGATCTACTGCTGGGCGGCAAGAAGTTTTGCGGCATCCTGATCGAGCTGAACGCCGAGGTCACCCGTGTGCAGTATGCCGTAGTTGGAATCGGGATCAACGTCAACCAGCAGCAGTTTCCATCAGAGTTGCAGGATATCGCGACGTCGTTGCGAATCGAGACTGGGCGAAGCTGGTCGCGGGTGGAGCTTACAGCGGCTTTGCTAAAATCGCTGCACCGGGAATACAGCAGGCTGATTCAGAGTGATCGAGGGGCGGTACGCGATTCGATTTTGCGGCGCTTCGAGCAACATTCCAGCTATGCACGCGGGAAGCGCGTGTATGTAGAGGAGAATGGCGGCTACGAAGGTGTAACCGCCGGACTCGACGATCGCGGTTTTCTACGCGTGGAGACGCCAGGTGGCACGCGCACGGTTTTGTCGGGTGGAGTACGCGCGATTCCCGGTAATTGATTTCTCATGCTTCTTGTCCTGGATGTCGGCAACACCAACACGGTGCTCGGAGTTTTTGACCAATCCGAGCAGGGCGGACGTTACGACCGCATTGTGGCGCACTGGCGCGTGGGCACGCTGAAAACGCAGACGGTCGACGAGTACGGGGTGCTGTTCCGCAATCTGTTCGCCACGGCGGGGCTGGATGTGGGACCGCTGCGCGGGATCGTGATCTCCTCGGTGGTTCCGCCACTCAACTCTACATTGCATGAGGTTTGCGAGAAGTACTTTCACGTGCAGCCGCTATTCGTAGAGCCGGGAGTGAAGACCGGCATGCCGCTGCTGATGGACAACCCGCAGGAGGTGGGCGCCGATCGCGTGGTCAACAGCGTGGCTGCGTACGAGAAGTTCGGCGGTCCGTGCGTGGCAGTGGATTTCGGCACGGCGACGACCTTCGACGCGGTCTCGGCAAAGGGAGAATACCTGGGCGGCATAATCGCTCCGGGGATTGGCATCTCGGCGGAGGCGCTATTCGAGCACACGGCGCGCTTGCCGCGGGTGGACATCCGGCGGCCCAACCGCATAATCGGCACCAACACGGTCAGCGCCATGCAGTCGGGGTTGTTCTATGGCTATCTCGGCCTGGTGGACGGAATCCTGGAGCGCGTGCTGGCGGAACTGGGACCGGAAACCAAGGTGGTGGCCACCGGGGGACTGGCTCCCCTGATCGGAGACCATTCGCGTTTCATCAAACATGTGGACGATCTGCTCACACTCGAGGGACTGCGAATCATATGGGAGCGGAATCCGGGGCCGGCAAAGAAGCGGGCGGCGCGGCAGGGATGATAAGGCGAGTCGAGCAGGATGATGACACCGTCCTCTGACCCGGGTTAGCTTGCAAATTGAAGGATCAGACACTTCAGATAGTTGGTTTCGGGAACCTGCAACAGGATCGGGTGATCCCGGGCCTGGTTGCGTTTTTCCAGGACGCGGGGAGAGCGGCGAGCGTCGGCTGCGGCTGAGCGCAGCATTTCCACGAAGTCGTACTCTCCCACGTGGTGAGAACAGGTGCAGGTGAGCAGAATTCCTCCCGGGCGCAGCATCTTCATGGCGCGAAGATTCAATTCCTTATAGCCGCGCAGAGCATTGGGCAGGTCACGTCGCGTCTTGGCGAACGCTGGCGGATCCAGAATGATGGTGTCGTATGGTGTGCGGGCGGCGGCGTAATCCTTGAGGAGGTCGAAGGCGTTGGCTTCGATCCACTCGATCTCCGGGCGATCATTTTTTGAGCGGTTCAACTGCTCGTTGCGTTCGGCGGCCTCCAGGGCGGGGCGGGAGCTGTCCACCGCAGTGACTCTGGCGCAGTGCGACGCAAGGTGGAGCGCAAATCCGCCCTGATGGGTGAACACGTCCAGGGCGTCGCCGAAAGCGTACTGCGCGGCGGCAGCGTAGTTCTCGCGCTGGTCGAGGAAGGCGCCGGTTTTCTGACCCTGCATGCCGTCGTAATGAAACTGGACACCGTTCATGCGGATGATGGTCGAGGTTTTGTCGCCGAGAAGCAGGCCGGTCTGTCGCGGAGGCAATTGTTCGAGCTCACGGATGCGATCGTCCACACGCTCGAGAATGGCAGCGGGTTTGAGTTCGTCGAGCAGAGTGGCGATCAGCGCTTCTTGTATCGTGTCACGATCTGTTGCCTGGGTGAGGAATTGCAGGGCGAGAATATCGTTGTAGCGGTCGGCAATGATTCCGGGCAGTTGATCGGCCTCGCCGTAGATCAGCCGGTAAGCATCGGAGTTCTCGACAAGCCGGCGGCGCAGGCGCACTGCCGCTTTGACGCGCTCCTTGACTAAAGTCGGGACATCCGGGTGCGGCCGGGATCCAGTCCAGATCATGCGTAAGGCAATCTGAGAGGAACTGCTGTAGAAGGCGGAGCCGATGACGTTGCCAGTCGGGTCCGCTACCTCGACAAGCGAGCCGGGAGGAAATTCAAGCCGGGAGGGCAGGTCGGAGCGGTACACCCAGACGTGACCCTGGCGCAGCCGGGAGGCCGCGCGCTGGCTCACGGTTACGATCGGAATTTCGGCCGCTACTGCGCTTGTGCCTGCAGCTTGGCCAATAGTTGCCGCACTGCGGGGGCGCGTGGACTGTCGGGGCTTTCTTTCAGGTATATTTCAAACTCCACTGCCGCTTCTTTCGGCTCACGCTGGGCCATGAGTATATTGCCGGCAATCAAGTGCACTTCGGAATAGCGTTCGTGAGGCATGAGGTGCACTCGTCGCGCGGTCGCCAAGGCCTCATCATAGTTTTTGCCCATATAAAGCGCACGCGCCAACAAAGCCAGGGCTTCCACGTTGCTGGGATCGACAGCGAGAGCTTTGTTAAGCTGGGCAGTAGCGTCGCTTGAGTTCTGGTCGTTGAGTGCGAGACGAGCCAGATTGATATATCCCGGCACGAAGCGTTCGTCGAGGCTGATGGATTTCTCAAAATTCGATTTGGCCTGGTCTTTCTGCGCCTGCTTCATCGCGACAACGCCGAGGTTGTTGTAAGCGCGGGCATACTGGGGATAAATCTCGATCGCCTTCTGAAATCGGATGGACGCAGTCTTCAGATCTTCCTTTGCAAAAGCATCGTTACCCTTATCCAGCTCGGACTTGGCGGCAGGCGGAGCGTTGAGATCAGACAGGGAGACGATAGGTTGCTGATGGGGAGCGGGCGCAGCCTCGGCGGCGGCTGCCGGTGTCTTGACCGCGACGTGCACATATTCGGTGTGTTCGCCCTCGCCGGTTTGAATGTTAAACAGGTCTGTGGTCACGGTGTCGATAGAATTGCCCGAGATGCGGATCTTGTAATTCCCCGAGCCGACATCGTGAAAGGTGGCGGTGCCGTCAAAAGCGGAGAAGGTCTCCGACATCGGTACGCCGCCGGCATTGAGGAGCTGGACCCGAAGATGCTCTTCGGAAACTTGCCTGTCAGTTTGAGAGGAAATGCGGATGACCAGGTCGGATCCAGCTTGCGATCCGGGCCGACCGCGCTGGCCGAACAGAGGAGCGGCTAAGAGCAGAAGTGAAAGCAGGAACAGGTGCCGTCGCATGGTGCCTCCAACGCAGTGGCTGCCTTGGTTCGAAGTTCCGTTTATCGCTTGCGGTACGCCCCGCGGGGCGGCTGCAAGATCGGCTATTGAGCCTGGGCCTGCATTTTCGCCAGAGCTTGCCTCACCTGGGAAGCGCGCGGGCTGTCTGGATACTCCTGCAGGTAAGTCTCATACTCGGCGATCGCTTCCGGTTCATGATGCTGAAGCACGAGCACGTCGGCCGCCACCAGGTGGACATCGGCATATCCCTGATGCGGGATGCTGTGGGCCTTGCGGGCGGTAGCGAGGGCTTGATCCAGATCCTGGTTCATGAGTTGCACACTAGCCAACAACGACAACGCTTCCAGATTGTTGGGAGCGATAGCCAGCGCTTTGTTGAGCAACACCGTGGCGTCGGGAAAATTCTTGTCGGCAACCGCCAGGCGCGCCAGATTGATATAGCCGGGAGCAAAATGGTCATTTACGCTGACCGATTTCTGAAAGGCGTCTTTCGCCTGGATAGGGTCGCCCATCTTCATCAGGGTAACGCCGAGGTTGTAATAAGCTTGCGAATATTGCGGGTAAATGGCGACAGCTTTTTGGAAGCGCTCAACCGCTTTGTTGAGATCCCCTTTAGTGAAGGCCTCCATCCCCTTATCCATTTCGTTCCTGGCTTTGGGAGGGACATTCAACTCGGCCGCAGAGATGGTCGGGCCGCCAGAAGTTGGACTGGCCTGCGCCCTTTGATCACCCCGCGGAGCTCTAAGATTCACATGGACCACTTCGCGATGCATGCCTTCGCCCGGCATGATCGCGAAGACATCTGAAGTCGTGGTCTCGATCGCGGTGCCGCTGACCCGCACGCGGTAGGAGCCGGGATTCATACCATGGAACAGCGCGAAGCCCTCGCCGCCGGTGCTGGCGGTATCAATGGGGACGCCATCGACAGAGGTCAACTCAACCTGCACTGCATTTTCGATGGAACGATCATTGGCAGTGACGACCTGAATGCGGACTTCCGCGGGCCGGCTCACATTGGGGGGCGCGCCACGTTGGGCCCAGGAGAAGACGGAGCAGGCGATGAGGGTAAGGGTAAACAGAGATGCGCGCATGATCCACCTCCCCGAAGCTAGTGAGCGGGAAGATTGTTGCTGACCGGCTTTTCTGCTACTGCACCCTGCTCACTCACCGCTTCCGGCTCGTGCGAGGGGTCATAAAAGAGGATGCGATTACAGGAATCACAAGTTAGCAAGTGTTGATTGCTCTGCACGTCGTTGTAGATCTGGGGCCGCAACATCACCTGGCATGCAGAGCAGCGATGATTGATGGCTTCGGCGATGGCACTACCGCGGAGTTTGAGAACGCGATCGTAGTGGCGCAGAGCATCGGAGTCGGTAGCCGAACGCAGGCTCTCCCGTTGCGCTTTAAAATCGGCCAGCAGCTTTTCGTCTTCTGCGGTGCGGGCGCGGGCTTCGGTTTTTTCCTTTTCGATGGCCGCGGTGTGGGTGCGCAACTCGCCTTCGGTCTGCTTGACGATGCGCTCTTTGTCTTCGGCATCGAGCATGATTTCCAGGATTTTGTCTTCGAAGTTGCGAATCTGCTGCTCGGAAAACTCGACTTCGTGGGTCAGAGCTTTATATTCCTGGTTGGTCTTCACGGCGAGCTGCTGCTCGCGATACTTGGAAATTTTCTGCTGGAGAGATTGAATTTCGCCTTCGTATTTGCGGCGGGCTTGCTCGTCGGCCTTGAGAACTCCTTTAGCAGCCTCCATGCGCTCGCGAGAGGATCGCAGTTTCTCTTCGATGGCCGCTACGCGCTTAGGCAACGAGGCAATCTCGGCGGTGAGGCGCGCGATTTCCCGGTCAACTTTTTGCAGTTCAATCAGATTCTGCAGGTCAGAATTCATGGAGGGCCAGGTGCGGAGATTGTAACACGCATGGTGAACGCTTCGGGTTGGGCAGCAGGAACATGCAACATGTAAGTGATTTGGGATCAATGTGATGCTTCGGGTCGTGTGGACTTCGGGCGGGCTGGGAGGAAGCAGGAGGCGGTGTCAGAGGCTGTCGAAGGCTGCAGACACGAGTGTCCGGGCCACACGCGTGTCCAAGCCACACCTTCTTGTTGATAACACGCGGACAGGAGTGTCCAGGTCACCGAGTGTCGCGCCATATGGCAGTGTAGACTCTTATGTTTCCCCTCACCCTTGCTGAAGTCTAGGAGCCTGAATGAAACCTCCGCTGGTTCTGCTAGGCCTGTTGTGCCTGATCTCATGCGCAGTCCCCGGCCAAGAAGCCTGGGCACAGAGTCCCGCGACCGAACTCACAATTGAAGCCATCTTCGCGGAAGGAGGGATCACGGGACGAACTCCGGAGACGCTGGAATGGAGTCCGGATGGCAAGAAGATCTCGTTCGTGCAAAGGGATGCTTCCGGCGAACATGGCGAATTGTGGTACGTGGACGCGGCGAATGGGCAGAAAGCAGTGCTGGTGGGAGAAACCAAACTTGCTTCGCTGGCGCCGCCGGCAACCAAAATCGCCGATGAGCGGCAGAAGGAGTGGGCCACGCGATATGCGGTGGCGGCCTATCACTGGGCGCCAGACTCCAAGCATCTGCTCTTCGACTCGCATGGGCAGCTCTGGTATTACGGCCTGGAGAGCGGCACGGGCGTGCAATTGACCTCTTCGCCCGATCCCAGTAGCGATCCCAAGTTTTCGCCTGATGGCCGCTATGTTTCTTATGTCCGCAAACATGACGTTTGGACACGCGCGCTGCCTGATGGTGGCGAGCGGCAGCTTACTCACTCGGATAGTGACGACACCCTGAATGGAGAAGTGGACTGGGTGTATGCGGAAGAACTGGACGTGCGCAGCAACTACTTCTGGTCGCCAGAGAGCAGGCAGATCGTATTTCTGCAGATGAATGAAAAGCCGGTCCCCACGTATCCGATCACGGACTGGCTCCCGCTGCATCCGCGCGTGGAGGAGCAGAAGTATCCCAAGGCGGGCGACCCCAATCCCGAAGTACGACTGGGAGTGGTGAATGGGAATGGCGGCAAGGTGCGCTGGATCGATTTCGGCGAGGAATATAAGAACCTCTATATACCAAGATTTGGGTGGGTGCGCGAAGGGGTGCTGTATTTCGAGGTGCTCAATCGGCTGCAGAACCGGATCGAGCTGTATTTTGCCGACGCGAGCAATGGGCACACGCGTCAGGTGCTCAGCGAGACCAGCCCGACATGGATCGAGGTGAACGACGACTTTCACGTGCTCAAGTCGGGGGACCGGTTTCTATGGAAGAGCTGGCGAGATGGGCATGAGCAACTGTATCTGTATGGGTTCGATCAGCAGAATCCGCTGGGGGGCGAGGCGAAGCAGGTAGCGCAGCTCACGCGTGGCGAGTTTGAAGTGTTCAAAGTGAATCACGTGGATGAGGCGGCAGGCTTGGTGTTTTTTACGGCCAATGCCGAGGATGCCAAGCAGCGGCAGCTGTATTCGGTCAAGCTGGATGGCAGCGATTTTCGGCGGATCACGCAGGAAAAGGGCACGCACCAGACGCTGTTCTCCGATGATGGCGGCCAATACATCGACCGCTTCACAGCGTTGATGACGCCGCCGCGGTTTGCATTGTGCCGTACGGCAGCGGGGCCAGAAGCCGCTGATTCCTGCCAGGGGTTCTGGGAATCGCGCAGCCTGGAGCAATATTCAGTGGTTACGCCTGAGTTTCTGGAATTCAAGGCGGCGGATGGAAAGACGAGGCTTTATGGCGAATTGCTATTGCCTCGGCAGAGCTCGGGGAAGGTTCCGCTGATTCTCAACCCTTACGGTGGGCCGGG
The Terriglobales bacterium genome window above contains:
- a CDS encoding class I SAM-dependent rRNA methyltransferase; this encodes MSQRAASRLRQGHVWVYRSDLPSRLEFPPGSLVEVADPTGNVIGSAFYSSSSQIALRMIWTGSRPHPDVPTLVKERVKAAVRLRRRLVENSDAYRLIYGEADQLPGIIADRYNDILALQFLTQATDRDTIQEALIATLLDELKPAAILERVDDRIRELEQLPPRQTGLLLGDKTSTIIRMNGVQFHYDGMQGQKTGAFLDQRENYAAAAQYAFGDALDVFTHQGGFALHLASHCARVTAVDSSRPALEAAERNEQLNRSKNDRPEIEWIEANAFDLLKDYAAARTPYDTIILDPPAFAKTRRDLPNALRGYKELNLRAMKMLRPGGILLTCTCSHHVGEYDFVEMLRSAAADARRSPRVLEKRNQARDHPILLQVPETNYLKCLILQFAS
- a CDS encoding C4-type zinc ribbon domain-containing protein, with the protein product MNSDLQNLIELQKVDREIARLTAEIASLPKRVAAIEEKLRSSRERMEAAKGVLKADEQARRKYEGEIQSLQQKISKYREQQLAVKTNQEYKALTHEVEFSEQQIRNFEDKILEIMLDAEDKERIVKQTEGELRTHTAAIEKEKTEARARTAEDEKLLADFKAQRESLRSATDSDALRHYDRVLKLRGSAIAEAINHRCSACQVMLRPQIYNDVQSNQHLLTCDSCNRILFYDPSHEPEAVSEQGAVAEKPVSNNLPAH
- a CDS encoding S9 family peptidase, which gives rise to MKPPLVLLGLLCLISCAVPGQEAWAQSPATELTIEAIFAEGGITGRTPETLEWSPDGKKISFVQRDASGEHGELWYVDAANGQKAVLVGETKLASLAPPATKIADERQKEWATRYAVAAYHWAPDSKHLLFDSHGQLWYYGLESGTGVQLTSSPDPSSDPKFSPDGRYVSYVRKHDVWTRALPDGGERQLTHSDSDDTLNGEVDWVYAEELDVRSNYFWSPESRQIVFLQMNEKPVPTYPITDWLPLHPRVEEQKYPKAGDPNPEVRLGVVNGNGGKVRWIDFGEEYKNLYIPRFGWVREGVLYFEVLNRLQNRIELYFADASNGHTRQVLSETSPTWIEVNDDFHVLKSGDRFLWKSWRDGHEQLYLYGFDQQNPLGGEAKQVAQLTRGEFEVFKVNHVDEAAGLVFFTANAEDAKQRQLYSVKLDGSDFRRITQEKGTHQTLFSDDGGQYIDRFTALMTPPRFALCRTAAGPEAADSCQGFWESRSLEQYSVVTPEFLEFKAADGKTRLYGELLLPRQSSGKVPLILNPYGGPGVQRVDDDWAGATALFDQVMAQGGFAVLCVDNRGMSARGREFAAALRSEFGKVELQDQLAALDQVLQRYPQLDSSRVGFWGWSYGGYMTLYAMTHSDRFKAGVAVAPVTDWKLYDSIYTERYMGVPGENEAGYKASSPTTGAANLKGHLLLVHGTSDDNVHFQNSVQMIQAFVKAGVAYDLQVYPNKTHSIAGAEARVHLFHRILAQFERELMLPTPATGTGASQP
- a CDS encoding tetratricopeptide repeat protein, encoding MRASLFTLTLIACSVFSWAQRGAPPNVSRPAEVRIQVVTANDRSIENAVQVELTSVDGVPIDTASTGGEGFALFHGMNPGSYRVRVSGTAIETTTSDVFAIMPGEGMHREVVHVNLRAPRGDQRAQASPTSGGPTISAAELNVPPKARNEMDKGMEAFTKGDLNKAVERFQKAVAIYPQYSQAYYNLGVTLMKMGDPIQAKDAFQKSVSVNDHFAPGYINLARLAVADKNFPDATVLLNKALAIAPNNLEALSLLASVQLMNQDLDQALATARKAHSIPHQGYADVHLVAADVLVLQHHEPEAIAEYETYLQEYPDSPRASQVRQALAKMQAQAQ
- a CDS encoding tetratricopeptide repeat protein — its product is MRRHLFLLSLLLLAAPLFGQRGRPGSQAGSDLVIRISSQTDRQVSEEHLRVQLLNAGGVPMSETFSAFDGTATFHDVGSGNYKIRISGNSIDTVTTDLFNIQTGEGEHTEYVHVAVKTPAAAAEAAPAPHQQPIVSLSDLNAPPAAKSELDKGNDAFAKEDLKTASIRFQKAIEIYPQYARAYNNLGVVAMKQAQKDQAKSNFEKSISLDERFVPGYINLARLALNDQNSSDATAQLNKALAVDPSNVEALALLARALYMGKNYDEALATARRVHLMPHERYSEVHLIAGNILMAQREPKEAAVEFEIYLKESPDSPRAPAVRQLLAKLQAQAQ
- a CDS encoding type III pantothenate kinase, translated to MLLVLDVGNTNTVLGVFDQSEQGGRYDRIVAHWRVGTLKTQTVDEYGVLFRNLFATAGLDVGPLRGIVISSVVPPLNSTLHEVCEKYFHVQPLFVEPGVKTGMPLLMDNPQEVGADRVVNSVAAYEKFGGPCVAVDFGTATTFDAVSAKGEYLGGIIAPGIGISAEALFEHTARLPRVDIRRPNRIIGTNTVSAMQSGLFYGYLGLVDGILERVLAELGPETKVVATGGLAPLIGDHSRFIKHVDDLLTLEGLRIIWERNPGPAKKRAARQG
- a CDS encoding biotin--[acetyl-CoA-carboxylase] ligase; translation: MREWAGNVDNRQITKSATKRRSSRNPSAKRGIPQLGSGESDSPLTDCRLGKIITVLSGYPTLVISGTKLAQEIGTSRSEVWRLIQQLRMLGVEIEGHPAAGYQLKKVPDLPLPEILAPMVRGTIFADHLLHVYRIGSTNVAAMRAAGEGAPEGTAFVAEHQTMGRGRSGHSWESPPSSGIYLSAILRPALAPADVLALSLALGLAVAAAVEEVAKVRADLRWPNDLLLGGKKFCGILIELNAEVTRVQYAVVGIGINVNQQQFPSELQDIATSLRIETGRSWSRVELTAALLKSLHREYSRLIQSDRGAVRDSILRRFEQHSSYARGKRVYVEENGGYEGVTAGLDDRGFLRVETPGGTRTVLSGGVRAIPGN
- a CDS encoding DUF1579 family protein → MKPSLFGTIILLALSVPALAFQAGTQASSAPPCSGTEWRQFDFWIGEWNLTWPSPDGKGAENGTNTITRVLGDCVILENFTGGGSNPMRGMSFSTFSPKQQKWQQIWVDDQGSYLDFVGEMKGSKMILSRQTTGKNGEKILQRMVWTNITPNSLDWSWEMSSDRGKNWKVLWPIHYQRK